In one window of Pseudodesulfovibrio sediminis DNA:
- a CDS encoding tetratricopeptide repeat protein produces the protein MNIARYDTIVRDFIERDGGVIVYVSDDLVFTRALRNIVSRIIGLRGETLLPFSSVDMAMTRCLELKEQEIPCVVFIERMINNRPSTDFIIHLKREYPTVTMVVLTWEVTQETVAYFFELGVSRVLIKPASANKVIQELAGALSPPLELGEHLEKCQELLDEEQYDEALGASDHILLMQPDSARGLAMRGDALMGIGKTDSAMQAYIAAHEAKPIFMAPLIKLAEAFREMEDERALEYLKELDEISPLNPERKIDIAQEHLRMGDPEMAEAYLDKGMAVAERETGSMVGDLTQRIVDAVSGIAPELAVKYLSRVIDSKRVLGRDDLVHFNRLGILLRGGGRWKDAVEVYEKALSIAPKDPVIHYNMGLAHWEGEQRLSGLDCFERALDIDPHFYAGSVGAALNIGSLYFDLREYNNAMPYFVHVLEIDPENSMAMAKLQEARIKAKTASVSVRSESMKIVDSDDDATLFDLSELSPSKKKKKKKKRKPFINLEL, from the coding sequence ATGAACATTGCACGCTATGACACCATAGTACGTGACTTCATCGAGAGAGATGGCGGGGTTATCGTCTATGTTTCGGACGATTTGGTTTTTACCCGCGCCCTGCGTAATATCGTGTCACGCATCATCGGTCTTCGGGGCGAGACGCTGCTGCCTTTCTCTTCCGTTGATATGGCCATGACCAGATGTCTCGAACTCAAGGAGCAGGAGATCCCCTGTGTGGTCTTTATCGAGCGGATGATCAACAACCGTCCTTCCACGGATTTCATCATTCACCTGAAGCGGGAATATCCGACAGTGACAATGGTCGTGCTCACCTGGGAGGTGACACAGGAGACCGTGGCCTATTTCTTCGAGCTGGGTGTGAGCAGGGTGCTGATCAAACCCGCTTCGGCCAACAAGGTGATACAGGAACTGGCCGGTGCGCTTTCACCGCCGTTGGAGCTGGGGGAGCACCTGGAAAAATGCCAGGAGCTGCTGGATGAAGAGCAGTATGATGAAGCCCTTGGAGCCTCTGATCACATTCTGTTGATGCAGCCCGACAGCGCACGCGGACTCGCCATGCGCGGGGACGCCCTGATGGGCATAGGCAAGACCGATTCAGCCATGCAGGCCTATATCGCGGCCCATGAGGCCAAACCGATTTTCATGGCTCCGCTCATCAAGCTGGCCGAAGCCTTTCGCGAGATGGAAGATGAACGTGCGCTGGAATATCTGAAGGAACTCGACGAGATCAGCCCCCTCAACCCTGAGCGCAAGATCGACATTGCTCAGGAGCATCTGCGGATGGGTGACCCGGAAATGGCCGAAGCCTATCTCGACAAGGGCATGGCCGTGGCCGAACGCGAGACCGGCTCCATGGTCGGCGATCTGACCCAGCGTATCGTGGACGCCGTGTCCGGCATTGCGCCCGAACTGGCGGTGAAATATCTCAGTCGGGTCATTGACTCCAAGCGCGTTCTGGGGCGTGACGATCTGGTTCATTTCAACCGTCTCGGCATCCTCCTGCGTGGTGGAGGGCGGTGGAAGGATGCCGTGGAAGTCTACGAGAAGGCGCTTTCCATTGCTCCGAAAGATCCTGTTATTCATTACAATATGGGGCTGGCGCATTGGGAGGGCGAACAACGGCTGTCCGGTCTGGATTGTTTTGAGCGGGCGCTGGACATTGATCCTCATTTTTATGCCGGGAGCGTGGGGGCGGCCTTGAATATAGGGTCACTCTATTTTGATCTGCGCGAATACAATAACGCCATGCCCTACTTTGTGCATGTCCTTGAGATCGATCCTGAAAACAGTATGGCCATGGCCAAACTTCAGGAAGCCCGCATCAAGGCCAAGACAGCCTCTGTTTCCGTGCGCAGCGAATCAATGAAGATCGTTGATTCGGATGACGATGCTACGCTTTTTGACCTGTCCGAACTGTCGCCGTCCAAAAAGAAAAAGAAGAAAAAGAAGCGCAAGCCGTTTATCAATCTCGAATTGTAA
- a CDS encoding DMT family transporter: MSHNAKAYLNLALAMVLVGSSVVAGKIMVDELPIFLASALRFVLALVILVPIIYLREGGLPRLSGRSWFMLAGQSLCGSFLFTVFLLWGLTRTGPASAGIITSTTPASMGIIAWLFFKDRPSTKTGMGILLSVIGVLVINLVQGGAVTGTNPVLGNLLVLGAVLFESLFLLVRKTVPEPLSPLAVSTIISFFGLLWFLPMGLYEAGHMHFAAITLTGWLVVFYYGAFVTVLAYIFWFAGITRVPASTAGVFTAIMPVSALILSALILGEPIGWPQLTGCACVLSGIVLISKR, encoded by the coding sequence ATGTCACACAACGCAAAAGCATATCTCAATCTCGCACTGGCCATGGTACTGGTAGGCAGTTCAGTGGTGGCCGGAAAGATCATGGTGGACGAGCTGCCGATCTTCTTGGCCTCGGCGCTCCGGTTCGTTCTGGCGCTGGTCATCCTTGTCCCCATCATCTATCTGCGAGAAGGTGGCCTGCCGCGTCTCTCGGGCCGCTCCTGGTTCATGCTGGCCGGACAATCCCTGTGCGGGTCATTTCTCTTCACGGTCTTCCTGCTCTGGGGACTGACCCGGACAGGGCCGGCCTCTGCAGGTATCATCACTTCCACCACCCCTGCCAGCATGGGCATTATTGCCTGGCTCTTTTTCAAGGATCGTCCATCCACCAAAACCGGCATGGGAATCCTGCTGTCCGTGATCGGCGTGCTGGTCATCAATCTGGTGCAGGGAGGCGCGGTGACAGGCACCAATCCGGTACTCGGCAACCTGCTCGTACTCGGCGCCGTGCTCTTCGAATCCCTCTTCCTGCTCGTCCGCAAGACCGTGCCCGAGCCACTCTCTCCGCTGGCCGTCTCCACCATCATCTCATTCTTCGGTCTGCTCTGGTTCCTGCCCATGGGCCTATATGAAGCGGGGCACATGCACTTTGCCGCCATCACCCTCACCGGCTGGCTGGTGGTGTTCTATTACGGCGCGTTTGTCACGGTGCTGGCCTATATTTTCTGGTTCGCCGGCATCACCCGCGTTCCGGCCTCCACCGCGGGCGTGTTCACGGCCATCATGCCGGTCTCCGCCCTCATCCTGTCAGCCCTGATACTGGGCGAGCCCATAGGCTGGCCGCAACTGACCGGCTGCGCCTGCGTCCTAAGCGGCATTGTTCTGATATCGAAAAGATAG
- a CDS encoding AraC family transcriptional regulator → MARERSKEHSHVSTLPILGGVEMLRARFVTQSFSRHFHEGFAVGCIDHGAMRFNYLGQNVVASRGQVNLVVPGEVHDGHSADETGWAYRMFYLRPEALMEAATALMAKPRLPHFRMGVIDDPALASCILRTHTLMECPDISLIEKETQLLWLLTNWISRYAEDAGSWPKDTTEHGAVNRAREIIEDRFSEDLSLTELARLSGLSPYHLVRVFEKQLGVTPHAHLTQTRVKRARERLAGTDRMADIAMECGFSDQAHLTRLFKRQLGITPGKYRKIIQNS, encoded by the coding sequence ATGGCGCGCGAACGATCCAAAGAACATTCCCATGTCAGCACCCTCCCCATTCTGGGCGGCGTGGAGATGCTACGCGCCCGGTTCGTGACCCAATCTTTTTCCAGACATTTCCACGAAGGATTCGCTGTTGGGTGCATCGACCACGGGGCCATGCGTTTCAACTACCTTGGTCAAAATGTGGTCGCGTCCAGAGGGCAGGTCAACCTGGTGGTGCCGGGCGAAGTCCACGACGGGCACAGCGCCGATGAAACCGGCTGGGCCTATCGCATGTTCTACCTCCGGCCAGAGGCGCTCATGGAGGCGGCCACGGCATTGATGGCCAAACCCCGCCTGCCCCATTTTCGCATGGGAGTCATCGACGACCCCGCCCTTGCCTCGTGCATTCTTCGCACGCATACCTTGATGGAATGCCCTGACATCTCCCTCATTGAAAAGGAAACACAGCTGCTCTGGCTGCTGACCAACTGGATATCCCGGTATGCGGAAGACGCAGGCTCGTGGCCAAAGGACACCACAGAGCATGGAGCGGTCAATCGCGCCCGCGAGATCATCGAAGACCGTTTTTCCGAAGACCTCTCCCTGACGGAGCTCGCTCGCCTGTCCGGTCTGTCGCCGTACCATCTGGTGCGGGTGTTCGAAAAACAGCTCGGCGTCACGCCCCATGCCCATCTGACCCAGACACGGGTGAAGCGTGCCCGGGAGCGACTGGCCGGCACGGATCGCATGGCGGATATCGCCATGGAATGCGGGTTCTCGGATCAGGCCCATCTGACCCGGCTCTTCAAACGTCAACTCGGCATCACACCGGGCAAATACCGCAAGATCATTCAAAACTCCTGA
- a CDS encoding DUF2157 domain-containing protein — protein sequence MKYTNKDLDWAVEKQIIAAETRDDLVAAFVKKNEHKPSLSFANVFFYLGGLIVIMSMTMFVGSVWDDMGGGSHLFVALLYALVFLSVGNWLWRKGQRIPGGILITAAVCMTPMAVWGFQEITGLWVYYKSGEDLFAWMAAGWLFMYVATVITGLVALRFYRFPFITMPIACALWFMVMDLVPIILYGDITWGRSWLVSVWFGLAMVVGSFLIDRRIKEDFAFWGYLFGMIAFWGGLTVMYIDYLPEMFFYCCINVGLMIVSVLLQRRIFVIFGSIGVFLYFWFLVDRVFNDVFGFFALSVIGLVVMFLGFQYHKHKHFIEEKVIRALPEGVRNTLPQYRRR from the coding sequence ATGAAATATACGAATAAAGATTTGGATTGGGCAGTGGAGAAACAGATCATCGCGGCAGAGACCCGTGACGATCTGGTCGCGGCTTTCGTAAAAAAAAATGAACATAAGCCCTCACTTTCGTTTGCAAATGTCTTCTTTTATCTGGGTGGTCTCATCGTCATCATGTCCATGACGATGTTTGTCGGCTCGGTATGGGATGATATGGGAGGCGGAAGCCATCTGTTTGTCGCGCTGCTGTATGCCCTGGTCTTTCTTTCAGTGGGCAACTGGCTCTGGAGAAAGGGACAACGAATTCCGGGCGGCATCCTGATCACGGCGGCGGTCTGTATGACCCCCATGGCCGTGTGGGGTTTTCAGGAGATAACCGGTTTGTGGGTTTATTATAAATCCGGAGAAGACCTTTTTGCATGGATGGCAGCCGGCTGGTTGTTTATGTACGTCGCCACTGTGATAACCGGGCTGGTGGCGCTGCGTTTTTATCGCTTCCCGTTCATAACCATGCCCATAGCCTGTGCCCTTTGGTTCATGGTCATGGATCTCGTGCCCATTATTTTATATGGTGATATAACCTGGGGAAGGAGTTGGCTTGTCTCCGTCTGGTTCGGGCTGGCCATGGTTGTGGGCAGCTTTTTGATTGACCGGCGCATCAAAGAGGATTTCGCCTTTTGGGGGTATCTTTTCGGCATGATCGCTTTCTGGGGCGGCCTGACGGTTATGTACATCGACTACTTACCGGAAATGTTTTTCTATTGCTGTATCAATGTCGGGCTCATGATTGTCTCAGTCCTGTTGCAACGCCGTATCTTTGTCATTTTTGGCAGCATAGGCGTATTCCTCTATTTCTGGTTTCTGGTCGACAGAGTTTTTAATGACGTTTTTGGCTTTTTTGCTTTGAGTGTCATCGGCTTGGTTGTCATGTTTCTTGGCTTCCAGTACCATAAGCACAAGCATTTTATCGAAGAAAAGGTCATACGCGCCCTTCCTGAAGGGGTGAGAAACACCCTCCCTCAATACCGACGACGATAA
- a CDS encoding DUF2157 domain-containing protein, whose amino-acid sequence MKFTNKDLDWAVEKQIIAAETRDDLVAAFAKKYEHKPSLSFANILFYLGGFIIIMSMTMSVGSVWDDLGGGSHLLIALLYALVFLSVGNRLWRKGQRIPGGILITAAVCMTPVAVWGFQEIIGLWVCHKSGIDLSEWMKAAKLFMYVATVITGLVALRFYRFPFITMPIACALWFMVEDIVPLIFYFDIIGGGSELISVWFGLAMVVGSFLIDRRTEEDFAFWGYLFGMIAFWGGLTNFYTDQYLHEMFFYCCINVGLMIVSVLLQRRIFVIFGSIGVLLYLGLLADRVSNDFLGFSIALSVIGLVVMFLGFQYHKHKHFIEEKVIHALPEGVRNTLPQYRRR is encoded by the coding sequence ATGAAATTTACGAATAAAGATTTGGATTGGGCAGTGGAGAAACAGATCATCGCGGCAGAGACCCGTGACGATCTGGTCGCGGCTTTCGCAAAAAAATATGAACATAAGCCCTCACTTTCGTTTGCTAATATCCTCTTTTATCTGGGTGGTTTTATCATCATCATGTCCATGACGATGTCTGTCGGCTCGGTATGGGATGATCTGGGAGGCGGAAGCCATCTGTTAATCGCGCTGCTGTATGCCCTGGTCTTTCTTTCAGTGGGCAACCGGCTCTGGAGAAAGGGACAACGAATTCCGGGCGGCATCCTGATCACGGCGGCGGTCTGTATGACCCCCGTGGCCGTGTGGGGCTTTCAGGAGATAATCGGTTTGTGGGTTTGTCATAAATCCGGAATAGACCTTTCTGAATGGATGAAAGCTGCCAAGTTGTTTATGTACGTCGCCACTGTGATAACCGGGCTGGTGGCGCTGCGTTTTTATCGCTTCCCGTTCATAACCATGCCCATAGCCTGTGCCCTTTGGTTCATGGTCGAGGATATCGTGCCCCTTATTTTTTATTTCGATATAATCGGGGGAGGGAGTGAGCTTATCTCCGTTTGGTTCGGGCTGGCCATGGTTGTGGGCAGCTTTTTGATTGACCGGCGCACCGAAGAGGATTTCGCCTTTTGGGGGTATCTTTTCGGCATGATCGCTTTCTGGGGCGGCCTGACGAATTTTTACACCGACCAATACTTGCATGAAATGTTTTTCTATTGCTGTATCAATGTCGGGCTCATGATTGTCTCGGTCCTGTTGCAACGCCGTATCTTTGTCATTTTTGGCAGCATAGGCGTACTCCTCTATCTCGGCCTTCTGGCCGATAGAGTTTCTAATGACTTTCTTGGCTTTTCCATTGCTTTGAGTGTCATCGGCTTGGTTGTCATGTTCCTTGGCTTCCAGTACCATAAGCACAAGCATTTTATCGAAGAAAAGGTCATACACGCCCTTCCTGAAGGGGTGAGAAACACCCTCCCTCAATACCGACGACGATAA
- the argS gene encoding arginine--tRNA ligase: MRAKIHLEGALKKVLADFGWEWPEKAVIEPPKDKKFGDMSVNVAMMLAKQAKKAPRAIAEDIQGAMQSDALIEKIDIAGPGFLNFTFAPTFWQATVGVVQEAGEAYGSSDMGKGTKVQVEYVSANPTGPLHIGHGRGAALGDSLTRILEKAGYDVEAEYYINDAGRQMLILGGSILYRAKQLAGQDVAEPENYYKGSYITDIAREVMDLNPGLLDMDEAEATEICKVYGKDQILEGIKVDLAAFGVRHDVWFSEKSLVTDGKVDETFADLTASGMGYEADGAYWFKSTEMGDDKDRVLRKSNGDTTYFASDIAYHDNKFKRGFDLVVDIWGADHHGYIPRMMAACEALGKKGGLHVILVNLVNLLRDGEPIAMSTRAGQFETLKDVVDEVGSDAARFMFLSRKSDSKLDFDLELVKQKSMDNPVYYVQYAHARICSLNAKAAGAGMAAASVNDDSLALLDTTYDMDILQLLDQYPDFVEVAARTQSPHMISMYLQELASTLHRYYSNCHVLSAEADVASARLMLLNCVAGVVKNGLGLLGVHAPESM, translated from the coding sequence ATGAGAGCTAAAATACATTTGGAAGGCGCACTGAAAAAAGTGCTGGCAGATTTCGGCTGGGAGTGGCCGGAAAAGGCGGTTATCGAGCCGCCTAAAGACAAGAAATTCGGCGATATGTCCGTGAACGTGGCCATGATGCTGGCCAAGCAGGCCAAGAAGGCCCCGCGAGCCATTGCCGAAGATATCCAGGGCGCCATGCAGAGCGATGCGCTGATCGAAAAGATCGACATCGCCGGGCCCGGATTCCTGAATTTCACTTTTGCCCCCACTTTTTGGCAAGCGACCGTTGGTGTCGTGCAGGAAGCCGGCGAGGCATACGGCAGCTCGGATATGGGAAAAGGCACCAAGGTGCAGGTGGAATATGTTTCCGCCAATCCCACCGGTCCGCTGCATATCGGGCATGGCCGCGGTGCGGCTCTGGGCGATTCCCTGACCCGCATCCTTGAGAAGGCCGGGTATGATGTCGAGGCCGAATATTACATCAACGACGCCGGTCGTCAGATGTTGATTCTGGGCGGCTCCATCCTGTACCGTGCCAAGCAGTTGGCGGGGCAGGACGTGGCCGAGCCGGAGAATTACTATAAAGGCTCGTATATTACTGACATCGCCCGCGAGGTGATGGATCTGAATCCCGGCCTGCTCGACATGGACGAAGCCGAGGCCACCGAGATCTGCAAGGTGTACGGAAAGGATCAGATTCTGGAAGGCATCAAGGTCGATCTGGCCGCATTCGGCGTGCGTCACGATGTTTGGTTTTCAGAGAAATCCCTGGTCACCGACGGCAAGGTTGACGAGACCTTTGCTGACCTGACCGCTTCCGGCATGGGATACGAGGCAGACGGCGCCTACTGGTTCAAGTCCACCGAGATGGGCGACGACAAGGACCGCGTCCTGCGCAAGAGCAACGGCGACACCACTTATTTCGCTTCTGACATCGCCTACCATGACAACAAGTTCAAGCGCGGCTTTGATCTTGTCGTGGACATCTGGGGCGCGGATCATCACGGGTATATCCCGCGCATGATGGCCGCCTGTGAAGCTCTGGGCAAGAAAGGGGGGCTGCATGTCATCCTGGTCAATCTGGTCAACCTGCTTCGCGATGGCGAACCCATTGCCATGTCCACGCGCGCCGGTCAGTTCGAGACCCTGAAGGACGTTGTGGACGAGGTCGGCAGTGACGCCGCCCGGTTCATGTTCCTGTCCAGAAAGTCCGACTCCAAGCTTGATTTCGACCTGGAGCTGGTCAAGCAGAAGTCCATGGACAACCCGGTCTACTATGTGCAGTACGCCCACGCGCGCATCTGTTCGCTCAACGCCAAGGCCGCAGGTGCAGGCATGGCCGCCGCCAGTGTCAACGATGACTCGCTTGCGCTTCTGGATACCACATACGACATGGATATCCTGCAGTTGCTCGACCAGTATCCCGACTTTGTGGAGGTCGCCGCGCGGACCCAAAGCCCGCATATGATCTCGATGTATTTACAGGAACTTGCCTCAACGCTTCACAGATACTATAGTAACTGTCATGTTCTCAGTGCCGAGGCCGATGTGGCTTCAGCCAGGCTTATGCTGTTGAACTGCGTGGCCGGAGTGGTCAAAAACGGCTTGGGGCTGCTCGGCGTGCATGCACCCGAGTCCATGTAA
- a CDS encoding SPOR domain-containing protein, whose product MAEQKEPKYKVKVPKGNVVKKTYDFSFSLSGVISATGVLVVALTFFFVMGILIGRGYRPEADIPQLEPIMPSKGHGSLADEKQAPTVLTPEELEYPDRLKASAAQIMDETAAHQDTKSKSVAPEAKPVQPKAVESVKTETRDKPVESAPVQSGDPVFDYVYQVASFKQASMAESLSSKLVASGLRTRIQTGQAKGTTWHRVQVLYHGTPASTADMKAVLAKHGIKKPLLKKKTAAQ is encoded by the coding sequence ATGGCAGAACAGAAAGAACCCAAATACAAGGTCAAAGTTCCAAAGGGCAACGTGGTAAAAAAAACGTATGATTTCTCCTTTTCTTTGTCCGGAGTGATCAGTGCCACCGGTGTCCTCGTGGTCGCCCTGACATTCTTCTTTGTCATGGGCATCCTCATCGGACGCGGGTATCGGCCTGAAGCGGATATCCCGCAGCTGGAGCCGATCATGCCGAGTAAGGGACACGGCTCGTTGGCAGATGAGAAACAGGCTCCCACTGTGCTCACACCGGAAGAACTGGAGTATCCGGATCGACTCAAGGCTTCTGCCGCACAGATCATGGACGAGACCGCAGCTCATCAGGACACAAAGAGCAAGAGTGTGGCGCCTGAGGCAAAACCGGTGCAGCCCAAAGCTGTGGAATCGGTCAAGACCGAGACCAGGGACAAGCCTGTCGAATCTGCGCCTGTTCAGTCCGGCGATCCTGTGTTTGACTATGTGTATCAGGTGGCTTCGTTCAAGCAGGCTTCCATGGCTGAATCCCTCAGCAGCAAGCTGGTGGCATCTGGTCTGCGGACCCGTATTCAGACTGGGCAGGCCAAGGGAACGACCTGGCATCGTGTCCAGGTGCTGTATCACGGCACTCCGGCTTCCACGGCAGACATGAAGGCCGTACTGGCAAAGCATGGCATAAAGAAGCCCCTTCTCAAGAAGAAGACAGCAGCTCAATAA
- a CDS encoding queuosine precursor transporter → MNEMLWISFALVDLCMVLVVYRFFGRVGLFGLMVFNLLLCNIQVLKTIELFGLTTTLGNILYASVFLATDMLSEFYGKKEARKGVLLGFISLVMMVGYMQLALKFIPAADDFAQPHLAALFGFMPRIAVASVIAYLVSQMHDVYAYHLVKRWTEGRHLWLRNNLSTWISQLLDSLIFCTIAFWGLFPFGVFMEILFSTYIIKLVVACLDTPFIYLARRLFASRHAVENNA, encoded by the coding sequence ATGAATGAAATGTTATGGATCTCTTTCGCGTTGGTGGACCTGTGTATGGTCCTGGTCGTGTACCGCTTTTTCGGTCGCGTTGGCCTATTCGGCCTCATGGTGTTCAACCTCCTGCTGTGCAATATCCAGGTGCTCAAAACCATTGAGCTCTTCGGCCTGACCACCACGCTTGGTAACATTCTCTATGCCAGCGTGTTCCTGGCCACTGACATGCTCAGTGAATTTTATGGAAAAAAGGAAGCCCGCAAAGGCGTTCTTCTCGGCTTCATCTCGCTGGTCATGATGGTCGGTTACATGCAGCTTGCCCTCAAGTTCATTCCGGCTGCCGATGATTTCGCCCAGCCCCACCTGGCCGCTCTGTTCGGGTTCATGCCGCGCATAGCCGTTGCCAGCGTCATTGCCTACCTGGTCTCCCAGATGCACGATGTATATGCCTATCATCTGGTCAAGAGATGGACCGAAGGCAGGCACCTGTGGCTCCGCAACAACCTGTCCACCTGGATCAGCCAGTTGCTCGACTCGCTCATCTTCTGCACCATCGCCTTCTGGGGCCTGTTTCCCTTTGGCGTGTTCATGGAAATCCTGTTCTCCACCTATATCATCAAGCTCGTGGTCGCCTGTCTGGACACCCCGTTCATCTATCTGGCACGACGTCTCTTTGCCTCGCGCCACGCCGTGGAAAACAACGCATAA
- the tyrS gene encoding tyrosine--tRNA ligase — protein MNIYDDLKWRGLINQVSDEDKVREYLATPGASMYCGFDPTAESLHVGNLVPLLCLVRMKKAGHNPLYLMGGATGRIGDPSGKDKERELSDDDKLEERLELIKRQVRRFVERNTGERPDIVNNYDWTKDMTCIELLRDVGKHFTVNWMLQKESVKGRIGREESGISYTEFSYMILQSYDFFHLYKNYNCKLQIGGGDQWGNITAGCEFIRRRYAHDEEQAEAFALTFPLITTASGKKFGKSEGNAVYLNAELTSAYAFYQFFINTDDADVIKFLKLFTFLEQDEILDLEKQLEEAPHLRAAQKRLAEEITTMIHGKHELERVLAATDALFGKGDLKTIDTATLRSALESAPNFRYAPGDVPDLPQMLMDLGLVKSKGQARKDIKGGGVYINGDRVEDGHEITDSDFMAGELLVIRKGKKNYGLISKI, from the coding sequence GTGAATATTTACGATGATTTGAAGTGGCGAGGGCTGATCAATCAGGTTTCTGACGAAGACAAGGTACGGGAGTATCTGGCTACGCCCGGGGCCTCTATGTATTGCGGCTTTGACCCCACCGCCGAATCCCTGCATGTTGGCAATCTCGTTCCCCTGCTCTGCCTGGTCCGCATGAAAAAAGCGGGCCACAACCCGCTCTACCTCATGGGTGGAGCCACCGGCCGTATCGGCGATCCCTCGGGCAAGGACAAGGAACGCGAGCTATCCGACGACGATAAACTTGAAGAACGCCTGGAGCTGATCAAACGCCAGGTCCGTCGTTTTGTTGAGCGCAACACCGGCGAACGTCCGGATATCGTCAACAACTACGATTGGACCAAGGACATGACCTGTATCGAGCTGCTGCGCGACGTGGGCAAGCACTTCACGGTCAACTGGATGCTCCAGAAGGAATCGGTCAAAGGGCGCATCGGCCGCGAAGAGTCCGGTATCTCCTACACCGAATTTTCCTACATGATCCTCCAGTCTTATGACTTCTTTCATCTGTACAAGAACTACAACTGCAAGTTGCAGATCGGTGGCGGCGACCAATGGGGCAACATCACGGCAGGCTGTGAATTCATCCGCCGCCGCTATGCCCACGATGAGGAGCAGGCCGAGGCCTTTGCCCTGACCTTCCCGCTCATCACCACCGCATCCGGCAAAAAATTCGGCAAGTCCGAAGGCAATGCGGTCTACCTGAACGCTGAACTGACGTCGGCCTATGCCTTCTATCAGTTCTTCATCAATACCGATGACGCCGATGTGATCAAGTTCCTCAAGCTCTTCACCTTCCTTGAACAGGATGAAATCCTTGATCTGGAAAAACAGCTTGAAGAAGCTCCGCACCTGCGCGCCGCCCAAAAGAGGCTGGCCGAGGAAATCACTACCATGATCCACGGCAAGCACGAACTGGAACGAGTCCTGGCAGCCACTGACGCCCTGTTCGGTAAAGGCGATCTCAAGACCATCGACACCGCCACCCTGCGGTCCGCGCTCGAATCCGCGCCCAACTTCCGCTACGCTCCCGGCGATGTGCCCGATCTGCCCCAGATGTTGATGGACCTCGGTCTGGTCAAATCCAAGGGACAGGCCCGCAAGGACATCAAGGGCGGTGGCGTGTATATCAATGGAGATCGCGTTGAAGACGGACATGAAATTACTGACAGCGACTTCATGGCTGGCGAATTGCTTGTCATCCGCAAGGGGAAAAAGAACTACGGGCTTATTAGTAAAATATAG
- a CDS encoding TIGR00282 family metallophosphoesterase, giving the protein MRILFLGDIVGDPGMRAVTDNLARIKREEGIDLAFANGENASGGYGLKSKHAKKLFKAGVDGITGGNHIWKFKDLYSMLDSDGRLLRPHNYPEHLPGSGVQIFRKDGLPPVAVINIIGRTFMPPIDCPFAAIETVIDALPADIPVQIVDFHAEATGEKIAMGYFLEGKVSAVVGTHTHVQTNDAKVLPGGTGYLTDLGMCGAEDSCLGMKPEIILDRYLTGLPRQLEAASGKGILQGAIFDIDDSTGNAVSMTTFKQNDRP; this is encoded by the coding sequence ATGCGCATTCTGTTTCTCGGCGATATCGTTGGCGACCCTGGTATGCGGGCCGTCACGGATAACCTTGCCCGCATCAAACGGGAAGAAGGTATTGATCTCGCCTTTGCCAATGGCGAAAACGCCAGCGGCGGCTACGGCCTCAAATCCAAACACGCAAAAAAGCTCTTCAAAGCGGGCGTGGATGGTATTACCGGCGGCAACCATATCTGGAAATTCAAAGACCTCTATTCCATGCTCGACTCGGACGGACGTCTGCTGCGGCCGCACAACTACCCGGAACACCTGCCCGGTTCGGGTGTCCAGATATTCAGAAAAGACGGGCTCCCGCCGGTAGCGGTCATCAATATCATCGGTCGAACCTTCATGCCGCCCATCGACTGTCCGTTCGCGGCCATCGAAACCGTTATCGACGCCCTGCCAGCCGATATTCCTGTGCAGATCGTCGATTTCCATGCCGAAGCCACAGGCGAAAAGATTGCCATGGGCTATTTCCTTGAAGGCAAGGTCTCTGCCGTGGTCGGCACGCACACGCATGTGCAGACCAATGATGCCAAGGTACTGCCCGGCGGCACAGGATATCTGACCGATCTTGGCATGTGCGGGGCCGAAGATTCCTGCCTGGGCATGAAGCCTGAAATCATCCTTGACCGATACCTGACAGGCCTGCCCAGGCAACTCGAAGCCGCCAGCGGAAAAGGGATTTTACAAGGCGCGATTTTTGACATAGATGATAGCACCGGCAACGCGGTCTCCATGACCACGTTCAAGCAGAACGACAGACCGTGA